CGCTATGCCCGGATTGACGGGTCGGCCTTGCCGCCCGGCCGCAACCGGCGCAGGCGGTTCGTGAAGGACGAACTGCGTCCGCAATCGCTAAGGAACGAGGCACCATTCTCCACTTCCTCTGCGGCGGCGGTCCCTCCGGCTCGGGGGCCGTCATGTCCGCGGAGGAGCGGGCAGCGACGCAACAGGTGCTCTATGAGTAGCGCAACGCTGCTCGCCGCTCGGTGTTCGCCAAGTCAGATGTGACGCCGGCCTAGGTCCTCAACGACCCTGACCCAGCCGCTCTGGGCCCTCGACTGTCCCATCACCACCGCAGACACGGCCGCTGTCTGGGCCCTCGACCGTCCCATCACCACCACAGACACGGCCACTAGGCGGCGCCGCCGGCTTCACGGCGAGCTCGCCTAGATCGGCTAGGAGTGGTTGCTTAGCGACTGCTCCGCCAATGCTGGCATGAGCAAGGCCGTTGCCAGGGCTCCATGGGCGCCGTCCGCATTGGGTGCGGCGGTGAGGAAGTTAAGTGTCTTCTCTGCGAACACTAGGCAGCAACCAAACAAGGCTACCGTGGCGGAGCCGCATTCTTCCACCGCTAGAGGGATGGCTACGACGACACGGACGGCAATGGTGGTGCAGCCGGGTAGGGCGGCCGCTCGTACAAGATGGTCGTTCGGTACATGTTTTAGTTTTTTTCCCGTAGTTTTAAGCTAGAAGGCCCATACCAGCTCCCATCTAGTGTCATGCACTGGTCCCCTCCAATCCGCGAACGGATGTGGTGTCTGATTTGCGGGTCAGCGTTGAAGATGCCCTTACCAAATGTACAATCGGACACCTCCCCTATCGAAAGAAGGATGGAGCTTAAGACAAAAAAAAAAAGACCATTTATTTTTCTAAGCGCATGTCTTGGCACCTTGCCTTGTACATGCCACAAGGATGGAAAGCAACGGAACAAGCTATGCACAAAGCCACGAACACAAACAACTCTTTATTTTTCCCACAGAAAAGTCTTTATTTCAATGTTGTTTCAAATTTTAGATCCACACACACGCATCAATCTAATTAATGTCCACCAAATTAAACCCACGCGAGTTCATGTGGTTCGCTGCCGCCTAGGGATAGGGATGTTCATGCGAATCTCATGGGGTACACGGGCAATTTGTTGGGGTAGAAGAGCCCAAAGTTCCTCTCCGTCTCATCCCCGGGCTTCATGTTCTCGTTGAACATGGCGAACACATAGGCCTCGATGGGCCCAGGCCTCTTGGGTGTGCCGCGGGCCACATGGTCGATCAGGCCCTGGTTGTATGCCCGCGCGTTCTCCGGCGTGGCCGCGAACCCGCCGGCCGACGGCCACCCGGTCTCCGACACCacaaccctcacggccggcgccCCTGCCTTCTCAAGCGCCGCGTACAGGGCGTCGACCATGGCGTCGAAGAGGTTGGTGTACATCAGCCCATTTCCGGCGTCCCTAACCGGCGTCGCGCCCGGCTGGAAGGTTGCGTAGTTGAGCTGGATGTCGCGCGGGCTGGTACGGTGGGCGATGTAGGGGTACACGTTGGCGAGCAGCGGCGCGCCGGTGGCGGCCAGGAGCCGGGCCACGTCGCCCATGTAGGGCTGCGCGAACACGGCGGCGGAGGGCGGGAAGGAGTTGGCGATCACGTCCAGCCTCACCGCGGTGGACACCTTGatgccggcgccggcgccgccgaGGCCCTCGGCCGCCAGGGCGTCGTTGAGGTTCCGCATGGCCGCCAGGATGCTCGGCGCGGTGTCGCTAGCAAGCTCGTTGCCGACGGAGATGTAGCGCACGTCCACGGCGGCGCGGTAGTAGGGCTTGACGTTGGCCTGCacccaggcggcggcggcggagaggctGCTGGCGAGGACGGCCACGTCGTTGTTGGTGGTGCCGAGGCTGAGGCTGATGCCGGAGCCGCGGAGCGCGTCGAGCGCCTGGAGCTGGACGGAGTAGACGCGCATGTTGGTGATCCCCAAGAATCTGTAGAACTGGACCACGTCGCTCGGCGGCGGGAGGTTGTTTCCGATGATGCCGTAGCACACGCCAATGGATTGCACACCTACACCGAAGAATGAATTCAAGCAAATAAATATCCAAATAAATCATATTTTCATATCGTATTTATATAAAATCGGCATCCGCATCAGTAAATCAAATACCACTAGATGTACCATGACTTATACTCTATTTCCATATTCTATTTATATGTGGCtgtatgcatcgtccagatgcagaggccggggtattcctccttttctaaaaaaataatattttatttatatgaagttgtatatgttaatatttttctTCATAATTAAGTTTAGTCAGGCTTAAATTTTTTTTGACTGAAGACAAATCAAATAAGCCTTGTAAATCCAAACAGAGGGAGTACCACTGTAAACAGCGTATACTGACTATTCTAAGAAAAAAAAGTGCATACATTTATTAGGATACATCAGTTATCGTTGAGCAAATATGTCTAAAAATAATATAGATACCGACAAACAACATTCATGAAAATTAGTATTCACTtcgatccaaaataagtgtcgcaaATTTAATACGACCGAGTATGGAATAATTTATTGATCTTGTCAGCATACATCAGTGGAACTCGGCATGCGGCTATGAAATAATTTTTTGGGGGAGGTTGTGGCAATGAAACTTATTTTCATGAACATAGGCACGAAACCTTAACGGTACCGATATGCATATATATCCTACAAATCCGCTATTGTTTCGATAGTAGAACCGGACAAGAAGGGGTCACATATTTAAAAATATATAAACATCCAACTACTTTACAAAAATCCTCTGGTCCTTCTCTGAGAACGGGCCACTTTGTCAGAGAAGACCTCACTCAAATCAAGACGTAGTAATACATAATCTGCTTGTTCTACGATAATAATCTATCACGAAAAGAAAGATCCATGTACAGGCCATCATGGCAGTCCATGTACGGGCCATCTGCATATCTTGGTGTAGAtccaaacggagggagtaccactGTAAACAGCGTATACTGACTATTCTAAAGAAAGAAACATGCGTACATTTATTAGGATACATCAGTTATCCTTGAGCAAATATGTCTAAAAAGTTATGGAACTTGACAAAAAACATTCATGAAAATTGGTACCAAGTACTACATAAATGAAGGACATTTATTGATCTTTGTCACAGTAGATCAGTGGGACTCGGCCTGTGGCTATGAAACAATTTTCTGGGGGAGGCTGTGGCTATGAAACTTATTCTCATGAATATTGGTATGAAACCTTAACGATACCGATATGCATATCCGATAAACTCATTATCATTTTTATAGTAGAACCTCACAAAAAAGGGGTCACATATTTAAAAATATATGAATAGCCCACTACTCTACAAAACCTGATCTGCGCCTTCTCTAATAAATGCATCTGAAACGGTCCACTTCATAAGAGAAGACTTCATCAAATCAAGACGTAGTAGCACATAATCTCCTTGTTCTACGATAATAATCTATCACAAAAAGAAAGATGAACAGTTCTTACAGATCCACTTCTTCTCTAGTTAATGTTAAAAGGCAAAAGAAAAGAACAACGGATCCACTTCCAAACTCGTACACCAGATTCACACATACCTGCAGGGGCCTGGGCGATGAAGACTCCGACGAGCATCGCCAGTGCAAGCACCGGAGCAGAGCCGCGCATCCCCGGCATCCTGTTGCACCCTACACGGCTCGGAATTGCCCAGCTCTCGATCTACTCCAACCGCAGAATGTACACGCTTCTACTGGCGTATACCACAAACTGGCCGGCACGCCTGTATTTGTACTGGTGCTGGACGTGTGAAATTACACTAGCGCACACCGGCACTAGTGTAAGGGTAGCCAACTGTCAAGGTCAGATCCGTAATTGCATCCTGGCAGCCCATGTACAGGCCATCTGCATATCTTGGTGTGGGGACGGTTCCTCTGCATTAATGGAAATAGTTGGCACCACATTTATGCTGCAAGGTTAATGTTGATGGATTTTAGCGGTGTAGCCAGCCCAACGGGTCAGGATGGTCCAGCAATGAAAATATTCACCTTTTTGGTGCTACATAGTAGGTACCAGAAATTGGACCACCCTGTCCACTCCTGAGCCACCGCACGGACAGATTTGTACTTTAATGATAAGCATACTTCTTCTTTGGCATATAATAAATGTGGTAGAAATACATTCGATATTTGAGAGAAGCGAGCCAAGACGCATGCGCCCGCGTCGCTCCTTCCCCAAGGCGACACAGGGGCGACCCCAACCACCAAGCGTCGGCAACCCCCACCCTCCTTCTCCCCTCGCCGTTGTTGGTGCCCCTGCAGGCAAAGCTCGCATGGAGCGGGCGGCGGCAGATCGGTTCCTTTTCTCCTACCGCGGCACCCTCAATGAGCCGGGAAGCTCATGGCGGAGGGCGGCAAGTGAAGGGTGATGGCCAGCGCGGCGTCGAGCCTCTTGCGTCGGTCGATGTGGTGAGGTGGGCGGCCTGGGAGGCGTGGGCGGCTCGGCAGCTCTGGCGGCTGCCCGGGAGCGGGCTCGAAGGCCCAGATCGGGGCGGTCCCCATCTATTAGCTCAACCCACGAGGCTGGCCGTCAGGGCCTGCGATGGCACGACGACCAGCTAGAGGATTGGCATGGAGACACGCAACAAGTGCAGCGGCACGTGCGTGCAGTGGAGGAAGCGGGCCTGATCTGGGCATGGTTGGGCTTCGGCCTTCGCGGTGGATCTGAGGCTTGGTGGTGGTGTGTTGTTCGTTAGCGTTGACTCGCCTCCATGGTGGCACTGCGGTTCGATTAGAGGGCTCTCGGATCCGGCGGTGATGGTTTGCTACTGCCGGTATAGCGCGGTCGCGGCTTGCTCTCTGTCGACAGTGGTTGGGTTCCTTCCCCGTGGCTCGGTTAGTTGCAGGGTCGAAAGCCTTGGTTTGATGAGGGTCGAAGGATACTGACGACGATGGATTGCGGTGGATTCCTCTTTGGACTTGTCGCCGATGAGTTCCCCCTTTTCACTAGACCGTGGCCCGCTAGTTCCAAGGATTGCCATGGGGTTTGTTGGTTTGGCCGGCCTTCTCCCGAGTTTTGGTGGGGCTGTTGAGGGTCACTTTGCACGAAATCTTAAGTCTTCGACAAGGGTCGATGCCGGTGGTGATGGCGCCCATGGGTGTCGTTTTATCTTTCTTGAAGGCGTCTCCGAAGAGCTCGCCCACCCATCTCTGGGTTGTGGGCAAGATGGTGGTGGACTTTGAGTTGGCCGGTATCGGCATTGTTGGATTTTTTGTATCCTGTTCTTTTTTGGCGTTTTTTCACGATTGTCCCTTTCAATACTGTGGTTTTCAACCTAGTTTTCTGAAAAACCAGGTGATTCTATATTTGGTTTTCTCTCTTATTGAATTCAGCAGAGCTCCTGTCTTTCTCCAAAAAAAATACATTCGATACTTGGACAACTTgatatttttttccaaattttcaaagCGCCACCTCATAAGAGAGTTTCATCATGTTGGTAATCCAAGGGAGAGAACCACAAGTATGACACAAAACATACATGTTTCATCATGTTGGTGGCTGGAAAATTCGAAGGCATGTAGCAATGCATTCTTATGGATGTTTTGTGGGACATGTGCACATCTGTATTCCATACATGTGGTTCCCTTGACCCTCGCGGGTTTCTTGCTATTAGCGTGCAAAATTTTAAATATTCTGATTAATCGGCAGGAGATTTCAATGGAAAATCGTAAACGCTCAAAGCTAAAGCCAAACTTTAGACTTAAATTTCTCAATCCTCCAATCTGAGATTGTACAAACTTTGGAATTACTTTTCAACCTTTTCTCAAGATATATGGACTTTATACCTGAAGATTCGGAACTTTCTATTAGTTAATCACCTGGGGAACACATCGCTGACTGAGCGCATCACATGGTTATAGCAGTAGCAGTGACGACTACAACGAGGACGATGCTAGCAGCACATGGTTGACTTGCCTAGGAACAAAAGGGGATGTCAAGAAAACATTATCCACTCTCCCTTTTTTAAGTAGGCATGAGCACCTGTGTTATAAAATTTAGAGCACATTAGAGACTACGGGGGACACCAAGAGTAGATACCATTTCTTTGTCATGGCCAGAAAGTGTAGCCAAAATTCGGATCAAAGTCAATAAGTGCCTTGTAATTTTTTTACATTATATGGTGAGCGGGACACGTTTGCCATCCATGCAAGTTTTACCTATTTGACCCTTGATGCTGCCCTAGAGATTTTTTCTTGAGTCTAAAGAGGCTCACTTTATTATAGTGATGCTATTCATTacccagggtgcagaataagttattcttcacccgaggtaatcttacgatcacttcataattaaattacatttgaaattcaaatagttacatttctattgattcactacgtaaaatttggtatAAGAAAATTAAAATATAGGTTATAAGACAAGAAAAATTGGAGtttatgtatattttacactatatttttacgtttgtaattttatATAGCATAAAATATTTTACGGtgattatatattttcttacggtCTCTTTTTACGTCAGAAATAAGACAAAACTTACAGAATGTAAAATTACAGTGCATTGGTGGTAAAAtagagggggtgaagaataactattcctcacccagggtgacgaatagtcaatcccCACTTTATTAATCAATGATAAGTTGCATCGGAATACAATTGATGTTGTCTTATAGATGGTTTGCCATGGCCGTGGATGATTTGACACAGGAAATTTTAGTTTTTTTAGTTGAAGAAAATTTTAGATAAATATCCAAAAAAGTACGCCCAGGCTTTGGACATAGTTTTCTGGGCAAACCCTATTTGGCGCCCGTTAGTAGCAGCGCTCCCACGATGGGCCGGGCCATCTAGGGTTTCTTTTCTGTGTTTAACCCCGCAAAAACAAAAGCGCGCCCGTTAGCAGCAGCGCTCCCACGATGGGCCGGGCCATCTCGGGTTTCTTTTCTGTGTTTAATCCCGCAAAAACAAAAGCGCGCACGTTAGTAGCAGCGCTCCCATGATGTGCCGGGCCATCTAGGGTTTCTTTTCTGTGTTTAATCCCGCAAAAACAAAAGCGCGCCCGTTAGTAGCAGCGCTCCCACGATGGGCCGGGCCATCTAGGGTTTCTTTTCTGTGTTTAATCCCGCAAAAACCAAAGCGCACTTGTTGGATTCAAACCCGTGACGAACCTGATGAATTTATACAGGTGCAACCGCCAGACCACCCCACTGGGATCTGTTAAAAATGAATTTTCACCTTCTTTTATTATTATGTTGCCctctttcctttttccttttttccttttcctttttttgttctCATCCTGGTTTGTTGAATTTGTTTGCAAATACGTGAAATTTCTTTTAAATTGATGTTTTTTAAAATTTTATTAATTTCTTTCAAAtagatgaactttttttttcaaattggTGACCTTTTTTCCAAATcgatgaatatttttcaaattcggtgaacttttttgaaaatcgatgaacttatttttaaatttggtgaattttcaaattcaatgaactttttttagatcaatgaacttttttcaaatttgatgaatttttttaaatccgatgaactttttccTTCAATTTTGCTTACTTTTATTGAATTTTCATGTACTCTTTTGAATTCATGTTTTTATTcccttttttttggttttttctttaAGTTGACGATTTGACTGGTCAACGGTTCACCGATCAATCGCGACCAGTCAGCAGCTTTTTTCCTTGAAGCAAAACCAGTCAGCAGCTAACACAGGAAGACTAACACCGAAGCGACGTGCCAGCCAGCGAAAGCGCGTGTTATTGGGCCTGGCCAAATAGTGTGCCAGTGTGAGTACCGGGATCACTAGTTGCCACCGAGGGTTCCTATACGCCGCGTAGGTCGCCCGATAGCGAGTGGGCGCGTACCCCCCTGAGCATCCGCAGCTTTTTGGGCCGGCCCATATAGGTATTCCTCAATACCGAttttgggaaggttctagaaccttcctAGAACCAGTTTTTATTGTTTATTTTtacctttttattttttatttcctttttatttttacattttctgattaattttttatttttctattaTCTTTAATGTTCTGTTTCTCTTTTTCTGAAATCGTGAACATATTTTTGaaatcgtgaacatttttctttttctcttttatTTAATGTTCTGTTTCtctttgttgaaattgtgaacatttttttgaaatcgtgaacatttttctttctctctatTCTTAAAATGTTCTGTTTCCCTTTTTTTGAAATCGTGCACATCTTTTGAAATAGTGAACACTTTTATGAAATCGTGAACATTGTTTTgaaatcgtgaacattttttttgaaattttgaatatttttatttttctcttttctttaatgTTCTGTTTCTCTTTTTTTGAAATCAGGAACAATT
The Aegilops tauschii subsp. strangulata cultivar AL8/78 chromosome 3, Aet v6.0, whole genome shotgun sequence genome window above contains:
- the LOC109784512 gene encoding glucan endo-1,3-beta-glucosidase GIV — its product is MPGMRGSAPVLALAMLVGVFIAQAPAGVQSIGVCYGIIGNNLPPPSDVVQFYRFLGITNMRVYSVQLQALDALRGSGISLSLGTTNNDVAVLASSLSAAAAWVQANVKPYYRAAVDVRYISVGNELASDTAPSILAAMRNLNDALAAEGLGGAGAGIKVSTAVRLDVIANSFPPSAAVFAQPYMGDVARLLAATGAPLLANVYPYIAHRTSPRDIQLNYATFQPGATPVRDAGNGLMYTNLFDAMVDALYAALEKAGAPAVRVVVSETGWPSAGGFAATPENARAYNQGLIDHVARGTPKRPGPIEAYVFAMFNENMKPGDETERNFGLFYPNKLPVYPMRFA